The genomic stretch ACTTTTTCTCTCTCACACCTGATCTCTCCTAGACTCTATCTCTGACACTTTGTGTGCCACACACTCATGCTGTCATGGTATCTGTGAGAGAGTTAACTCAGTCAGGTTGCTAGGGAGACCAAGGCTTTTAAGGAGGAGGTGAAcactctttctttttcacattctttttccttagacatggaggcctggcaggcaGCAGAATCTCTTGCTCAAGAACATGCTTTGTTTGAGCTCAGAACCTGTGTTATGGGAGAAGGTCTGGGTAAAACTTCCATGGCCTTGAGCTCTGGGTTAACCCATTTCTTCTGATGAATATCCTGGTGAATATCCTGCTGATGTCATCCTCGGATATATGTTCTAGGAAAGAGTCTGGGCAAAATTTTCATAGCCTTGAGTTATCCTTTTCTCTATACTGATCCTTTTTCTCTGTTCCCAAGCCACGTTCTTCCCAATCAGTTTCATCAGTAATAGAGCTGATATATAGGTTGAAACACAAGCAAGGAGGATGTGTCAAAGGCTGCAGATGGTAAGCTGGACCTGTTTGAAAGGAGTGAGAAAGGACTCCCAGCAGGCGTGAGTGAATGGTGTCAGAAAAGTATATAATGCTGTGCTTAAACTAGCAAActgggtactctttctaccctgTTCTGATATCGATCTTAGCAGCTTTTTCTGTAACATTCACTTTAATTAAATTTCTactacacaaagctctgagtgactgaacctgcgtctcttggtTCTGGAATTAAATGTTCTCCTTTGTTCACCATTCGCTGTACACATTAAGTTATCATCTATCAATCTGGGGGCTTGCTACCTCTATACTATCATCTGCATCTTAGTCTCTTCCCGTCACATTCTGTCCTTTGAAATTCCGGTCCCAATCACACATTCCCTCTGTCGCACTCACTCAAAACCATGCACCTGTCACAGTGGTAGACTCTCTGAGAAACTCATTCTATCATAGTGTCTTTCCTTCATACTTCTGTCACTCTCTTGCCACACACAGTACTTGTCACTGGCATTATCATTTTCCTTTGCAGATCTCACCATTCAGACCCAAGTTGAGTCCCGTGCCTGATGGAGCACTATGGTCATCATAGGTTTGAGAAATGCAGGAACCAAAATGCACAAGACTTTGAGCCGCTGGTGTTGGGGAGAGAGTGGGTGTGTGTGATTTGTGTGGAGGAGACCTGCATCATGGGAGACAGGATACCGACATGGCAATACTGTCTGAaaactgacttgatggatgaaCACATGGAAAGCACATGAAACAGTGCATGGGCTGCAGCAAGTGTTAGCTATCACTACGGATGCAGAGCACAGGTACAGATGTGGAGTGGGCAGAGGGAGGACGCTGGTGGGTCATGTGGCTTAGTCCCTTGCCCTCTAGGCCATCATAGTCTAGTGAGCCCCCTTCTACAGCACGACTATCCTTACAAATGTCCCCCCAACCTGACAGTGGGCCCCCGAGGGAGAGATGTGTCCAGGTCCCCCGCTGGGGTCCTCTAAGCCACAGAGCAGGGAACAGACACAGGCATTAGACAGGATCTACCCACACCCTAAAACTGACCTGGAGCCAGATTGGAGAGAAACTGGGTAGGTGTGAAGGTGGGACAGGGATGCCCCACCCCTGGGCAGCCACTGCCCGGTCCTCTCTCCCTGCACTGTGGGTGGGGAAAGGCTGCTGGCCTTGGATTTGAGAGCTGAGCGGACTCTCCAGCCAGGGGGGTGGGGCTCAGGGACGGGAGAGGGCAAGAGCCTGGGCAGTGTCCAGGGGAACATTGCTCTTCCCCCAGTCCTTGAGCGTATCAGGTTCCTCCGGTGCTTCTGAGGGGTCCCTGCATTCTGTGTGCCTGGAGCCCCAGGCAGCCCAGCCCCATGCCATCCCCAGTGAGTGCAACAGCAGTCCCCGCTTCCCTCCCCCAAGCAGGCAGGCACAGCAGGCTCCGCATCCCTGGTATCATGCCTCCAGGGCCGGGCCACCTCAGTCCCACGTGAAGGCACCTGTGTAAGCACACAAGCAGACACATATGCCCATGTGAATGCATCTCAACCATGCTCTCTTtgacacacacatgtacacagggACACACCCATGTGCATGCACCTGACCACACACTCTCTTGCAACCATACATGCCCATGTGCAagcacctccacacacacacacatgcacacgcctATGTGCTGGAATCTGTGTATGTGCTCTCTCTCTGAAACACACCCACGCACACGCCGATGGGCAGGCACCTATGTAAGGGTACTCTCTCgggcacacacacagatacacacattcaCATGCCTATGTGCGTGATCTGTGCACGTGCTCTCTCTTACAAACACACCCATACAGATGCCCATCTGCATGCACTTGCCCCTGCGCTCATGCACACAGACGCACATACATGCACGTGAGCTATGTGTGAGACACCAGAGGGACAGACCAGCCCGGACCCAGGGGTGCCCGACTCACTTCTGGGAGTCGATGACAGGGGCCTGCGCTCAGCAGGATGGTCACCTGTGAGCGACGCCAGGCTGGCTGCAGCACAGACATGGAGGTGCACAGGGACCAGGGCTTACTTGGGGTTTGCAGGCTTGGAGTGGAAAGAGTCAGGTTCCCTGAAGAGTGGGGCAGGGTCTGTTTGAGCATGCGCACTGAGGAGCTGTCCCCACACTAAAgggtggctgctgctaagtcgtttcagccgtggccgactctgtgcgaccccatagacggcagcccaccagaccccccgtccctgggattctccaggcaagaacactggagtgggttgccatttccttctccaatgcatgaaagtgaaaagggaaagtgaagtcgctcagtcgtgtccgactcttagcgaccccatggactgcagcccaccaggctcctccgtccgtgggattctccgggcaagagtactggagcggggtgccattgccttggagCACCACCATTTACCAGGTTTCCAGGCCCGAGGCAGGGCTGACACAGAGAGCCCAGACCACGTGGGTATGTGCGTCTGCGCATGCGCATCGGGGCTACACGGCACGCTAACGCGTGAACTTTCAGCAGGGGGCACCCGTTGCCTGAGAGCCTGCGGTCATCACGGGAACCGACGGTTGGTGGGAACCAATCGTGAGGCAGGACCAGAGTGTGTGTGCGCAGGCGCTCTGCCCGTGCTGAGTTTCAGGTCACAGTACAGAGCTGGGATCTGTAGGGACGGTTCAGTCTTTCCCGACGCGGAGGGAGGCGGAGAGGGCTTCAAGATGGAGTCCGAGGCACATGGTGGAGGAGCCATGAGGGCAGCCGATGAAGACGCAGGTGCTGTGGCCTCTGCGGCGGGTACAGCACATGGCGGCCAAGGTGTGCCGGGTGGTGCTGCTGGCCCCAATGGCCCTGGCATGCCAGCTGGCCCTGGAGACGCCGTCAGTCGAGAAGTCCCTGCCGGCTCCGGTGACATGGCTGATCCCAGAGGCCCCAGCGCTGCAGCAGAGTCAGGTGGCGCAGCCGCTGCCATTCCGCAGATCCCGGGGGCACCCAACGCACCAGGGCCTGGTGGAGACACTGCGCCCGGAGCCGGAGTTCTGAGTAACCGAGTCTTCCAGTTGTATCCTATTCCAGGAGCCCCGGTGGGCCAGGCGGCTGCGGGGGTCGGGGTGTGGGCTAGGGGTGGTTTGGAGGGTTGCAGGCTGCGGAGCCTAAAGTATAGGAGGAGGGTACTCTGGGAGGCTGGAGGGTATGGGTCAGGGGTGGTCTGGCTCTCAGTGCATGGTGGTGAGGAAAAGCACCCTGAAGTGATCCGGAGGGTTGAGCGGTGATATGCAGGGAGTCCTGTGGTGGccttgtgggagaaggtgggtCTCCGTGAGCAGGGAGCCTGACGTACAGGCAAAATGACGAGTGTGGATAGTGGTGAGGAAAAGCAATCTGAAGGGAACTAGAGGGTCGGGCGGTGATATGCAGGGTGTTTGGCGGCGGCCATGAGGGAGAAGGCGGGTCTCCACGAGCAGGGAGCCTGAAATACAGCCAAAATGACTGGTGTGGATGGTGCCTTAACCGTATTTCCACCAGCAGCTTAGGCATACCTTTCTCATCATACGCGGAGGCGGACAACGCGCGCCGCATCCTGACTCGACTTACTCAACTGCGATGGCCGGTTCAGAGGGAGCTCTACATTAATGGCCGCATGTTGGTTCTGTGAGTTCTGAAGGGGGCCGGGGCGAGGGAGGGAGTGGTGGGTGGTGAGCAGTCTAGGCCCAGGAGGAGCCATAATGGTGGGTTAAGCCTAGAGGAGAAGTGTGGTGCTCTGGGCTTCGTCAGTGAGCGGGGACAGAGGGAGGACatgctcctcttcctcctcagcgGGAACATGAATTTCATTTTCCCTCCCTTTTAGCCGATTGACTGCTGAAgaccatgccctgctccagatGGCCGTCCGCTTCTGTCtggagcaggcttccctggtgatgtgGATCTTGCAGAACTTCGTGCCCCACCTTTTTCCTCAGTCTCAGCACAGAAGAGGGCCTTAAAACTAGCCTATGTGCCCCAGTCTCAAGTATCATTCCCAAGGGCATTGCTttctgcagtagtttgatcaGGCTTCATCTTGTGCCTGTGCTGCTGCTTGTGGGCTCAGGGTCCACATAGTTTGTTTGGCGATTGTGAActgcagaaaataaaagtgaGCTGTCTCTGACTTTAGTTTTAGCTTGTTCACTTCCTAATGTTGCATTCATCTTCTGGTTGGAGGGAAGGTTCTCAGATCCAGATATCCAAGGAGTACAACCCAAGTGAAGACGATGTATGTAAGAAGTGGGAGAATAAGAAAGTTGTTTATTGCCATtcagtattgatttttaaatattttgtcagtTCTATAGTTACATTTATATATGAAGATATAATAGCAGAacattgctgttcagtctctaactagtgtccaacgctttgcaaccccatagactgtagcacaccaggctctgtgTCCCtgctttctcctggagtttgttcaggtTCGTGCCCATTGAGTGAGTTATGctgtcaaaccatctcatcctctatcctcccatcctccttttgccttcaatctctcccaacatcagggtcttttccagtgagtcacctttTCACATCTGCTGGCCAAAGTGTTGacgcttcaggttcagcatcagtccttccaatgcaaattcaggactgatttcctttaggattgactggtttgatcttgtagtccaaggcacTCTTAGGCGTATCCTTGAACCCTGAAACCATGCTAAACTCATTAATTAATTGCAATAGCTATTTTGTAGATCTCATTGACCTTCCTACATAGAGAGTCATTTTGTctgtaaataaatacacatttatttcttcctttccaattaaTGCATTTTAACTGGTTTCTGTTAAAATGAAATTGCCAacactttggcacctgatgtgaagagccaatgaCCCCGAAtatgggagagattgaaggcaggaggagaagggaatgacagaagatgagatggttggatggcatcacgtctcaatggacatgagtttaagcaagttctgggagatggtgaaggacagggaagcctggcgagaaGCACTCCGTGGGGTCGTAAAGTGttagactcgactgagtgactgaacaacgacacgCTGATTTCTGTTATAATGGATTGGAGTTTCCTGCTTCTTTGCCTCCTGGTAATTTTACATTGGATGTCAAACATAATCAGATTTCCCTTGCGTGCTTGATATTTTTCTATTCCTAAACTTATTCTTGAGCTTTATTCTGAAATCCTGTTAAGATGCTTGGAAACAGTTTGATCCTTTTGGGTCTTACTTTTTAAGATTGGCTCTGTAGGACCAGAGCAGATCTTAGTGTAGGATGAACTTAATTAACTGAAACCGTCCACGTCCAAGAAGGCTATAGCTTGAAACAaggactctttttaaaaattttaattatgaaaaaaaatttttttttaatttttgggtgTGCCACCTCTTAAGCGCTTACAGCCTTTCTGTGCTTGCAGCCATCGGGGGCTACTCTGTAATTGctctgctcaggcttctcattgcggaggcttctcttgttgaggagcaggGACTCTAGATCGGGGTGAGCTCAGGAGATGTGGCACACCGGCTTAGTTGcactgggcatgtgggatcttcttggcccagggatcaaactcgtgtgcCCTGCGTTggttggcagattcttaaccaccggacctccagggaagccaaaacAAGGAGTATCAGAGTGATAGTAAAATCTATCTGGACATTTGATTGGGCACTCTCCTATTACATTTTAAGATGCTCATATCCTTTGACCCAGTTTTCAGAATCGATCATAGGAAAATTCTTGTATATGTGAGCAAGGCAAAATCGACCACAGTATTCATTACTGCATTGTTTGTCACTGTGAAAAACTGGTAGACTGTAAACCCAGGGGGAAACATTGAGTAAACGATGGTAATTCCATCCTGCTGGAATGACATATGGCAATCAGAGAGCAAACCAGATAGCTGGGAACTAATATGGAAAGAGATGAAAGCAAATTGCAGAATTCTGGGTCTGGCATATTCCTGTCTTTTCAGGACTTCCTGACCCTATGAACATGCAGGGAAATGCGGAGTAGAACCCCCCAGAATAAGCACCACCCCCTCAACTGTCAGTGTTATCACCGGACATTAGGGAAAATCATTCCTGTATTTAGATTTCCATGTTGTTTAACTATCTTCGTAAAGAATCATGACTTTTGAAATGATGTTGCTTTGGAACATAAAGGTCTGCTCCATTTGCCCATTGGAAAAAAAGCACTTCCTTAGAAACTTTAATTCAGCGAAGGTCTGTGAGGGAGCATGGGGAAGAGGATACCCCCAAGAAGTGGATGTGGACCCCCAGAGTCAGGGGATGGAAGCTGATGGGAGGGTCAGTAGCAGGGACCATGCTTGCATTAATGACAAATCTTTCCTATctcgcttaaaaaaaaaacacacacacacacacattagaaaCTGATTTTGAATTTGACGAAAAGTGTATACCACCATCGAGGACATCTGTGGGTTTTGTCACCTGGtgcccattttccttcttttggttCTGGTATCCTCCTGTCACCCTGGGAAATCACCCCTTTCATTTTCTCTCACCCAATATGATTATGATAGAGTTGATTTCACCTCCAATTCCAGGAGTGGGCATGTAGCTCAGGCCTGGCCAATTGGAGCACTGCTTTCCTCCAGCTGTGTTGATATCATCCAACCAATGACACTTTGGGAGCTGtaggggaggcaggcaggcaagggagagagggggagCTGGAGCAAGAAGGCAGATCTCAGGGAACCAAATGCTGGATCCAGCCTTTCCTGAAGACAGAAACTACCTCTGTACCTTGTAGGTAGACCCATAAAGTCTCCCTTTGGCCTAAACCAAGGTGGTTATTTTGTATTGATGTGTTCCTTTTTTCACTTGCAATAGCAAAGTCTTCACTATTATTGAATTGAGGTACCACAGTTTTATTGATTGCTTAATTTTCTTGCTTAGGAATTGGCTCTTAGGTAAGAAATAGCCAAGCTGTATTGTAGAAAAGGAGACAAATGAGAGTATTTGTGGGTAAATCGccaaagagggaggggaggatttACAATGGGCAGATGAAGGAAAGGGCAAAAGCTGGAGAAGGGGCACTGGGGACAGCCCTTTATAGACAATGCTCCCCAAACTGGCCCAAAATGGTGAAGTCAGTCCACTAGGGGGATGGGACTCCCATCTGATTCTTCCTTGCTCAGCCAGCAAACTTGGAACCATTCAGCTACTTTGACCCCATACATGGACTGCTGAAGCTGCTAGGTTCCTTTAAAACGTGTCAGGTCCTGAAGTTATTCAGTTCCAACCCTCCAACAGGCTCCCTCTCAGTCAGAGTTGAAGCCACAGCCTTCCAGTGGACTGAAAAGTCCTACATGGTCCAGCCTGCATCTTCTCTGGCTTCATATCTACTGTTTCCAGTACCCCTTTGCCTAGTTGACTCCAGACACTTAGGGCTCCTTGCCCTTTATGAACAGTAGGGTGCATTTAAGAAAATTTGTCACACACCACCATGGGGAAAATTGAAGAAGACCTAAAAATGCAGAGATGTATCACATGCATGTTTTTCAATCATATTTGATTAGAAGAAGTGATATTGCTCAAGGCTCAATTTCCCCCAAActcatctatcagttcagttcagtttagttcagttcagtcgctcagtcgtgtccgactctttgcgaccccatgaactgcagcacgccaggcctccctgtccatcaccaactcccagagttcacccaaactcatgtgcatcgagtcagtgatgccatccggccatctcaccctctgtcgtccccttctcctcctgcccccaatccctcccagcatcagggtcttttccaacgagtcaactcttcacatgaggtggccaaagtactggagtttcagctttagcatcattccttccaaagaaatcccaggactgatctcctttagaatggactagttggatctccttgcagtccaagggactctcaagagtcttttccaacaccacggttcaaaagcatcaattcttcagcgctcagctttcttcacagtccaactttcacatccatacatgaccactggaagaaccatagccttgactagatggacctttgttggcaaagtaatgtctctgcttttcaatatgctatccaggtaggtcataactttccttccaaggagtaagcgtcttttaatttcatgactgcaatcaccatctgcagtgattttggagccccccaaaataaagtctgacactgtttccactctttctgcatctatttcccatgaagtgatgggaccaaatgccatgatcttagtttactgaatgttaagctttaagccaactttttcactctcctctttcactgtcatcaagaggctttttagttcctcttcactttctgccataagggtggtgttgtctgcatatctcaggttattgatatttctcccggcaatcttgattccagcttgtgcttcttccagcccagcatttcttatgatgtgtgtgtatat from Bubalus bubalis isolate 160015118507 breed Murrah chromosome X, NDDB_SH_1, whole genome shotgun sequence encodes the following:
- the LOC112582171 gene encoding cancer/testis antigen 1 is translated as MCVCACASGLHGTLTRELSAGGTRCLRACGHHGNRRLVGTNREAGPECVCAGALPVLSFRSQYRAGICRDGSVFPDAEGGGEGFKMESEAHGGGAMRAADEDAGAVASAAGTAHGGQGVPGGAAGPNGPGMPAGPGDAVSREVPAGSGDMADPRGPSAAAESGGAAAAIPQIPGAPNAPGPGGDTAPGAGVLSNRVFQFLGIPFSSYAEADNARRILTRLTQLRWPVQRELYINGRMLVLRLTAEDHALLQMAVRFCLEQASLVMWILQNFVPHLFPQSQHRRGP